In the genome of Brachypodium distachyon strain Bd21 chromosome 3, Brachypodium_distachyon_v3.0, whole genome shotgun sequence, the window gatgccatcggtggcattgttccggcactacttctacccccgcatcaagaacaagaaagcGATGttgtcgggggtggtgttccgtgcccgcgaccggatgaagtcagagttcatcgtccggtcggagaagaagatcgagaaggagtggtgcgcggactggtgctgggtccgtgTGGACGAGCCTGACAAGTTCATCTTCCCGCCCACCGAGTTGCCGGTGGAGGCCCccggctggcgggaccggtaccaccgtgacgccgacctcctccccatcgtggagaagatcaaggcccttcGGCTATCCGGGCTCTCTGATCTTGACGTGGCGCGGGTCTACATGACCCGGCGCACCGCGCCGCTTCAGCGGCGTTCCCTCCCGGCGTGGGCTTACACGAAGGCCGGAGATAGGATGCGCCTCCGCGAGGAGGGCATGGACAAGGAGtcgctccaggtgtgggtgagggggatttCCAGCGAGGATGCCCCCTTCGCGAAGTTGCCGCCGGGGGTCTTcgccctccacgccggcgtccccGACTTGAGCAGCATCATCGGCTCcttcccaccctgcaacgagtgggggctgatggacgattCCCCCACTCTGTCCCTACGCTCCCCTCTGCCCGCACCCCGCAGGAAGCAGGCACAAGAGGGGAGCGGGAGCGAGTCGGAGGCCGGCCAGTCCCACGACTCGTcctccgacgacgaggcggcgtCCGCCGGCACCTCAGGGTCGACCACCCCCGCAGCCGTCACCGGAGCCACGACAACTCCTTCGATGGTTCCCGCGGCACCCCGAGCCGCGGCAcccccacgggcacccacggccccaCCCGCGCGGGGGATCTTCCGgtgcttcgcgctccggcgcaaccccccgaaggccGATTCGTTGGCAAGCGCTggcaagaaggggagggacgattctccgcctgccgcgccgagcaagaaggcgctCACGGATGCCGGCAGCGGCTCCGACCCGGCCGACACaggggccagcggcgccgcccccACATCTGTCGGCGACCCAGCCCTgatggaggtggcgccggcaacaggtacaaCACCCTCCCGCTTCCTTACCTGCATTTTCATTTGCCAGTTAATCCTGCTACTGTACCTTCTTTTTCCACAGGCGACGCTCCGCTTGCAACAGACCCCCCGGCGACACCTGccgagatggaggaggagggggagactCCTCCTGCAAGCCCAGTGGCCCACAAGGCACTCATCCAGAGCCCCCGCGTCTGCCTCCGGGCAACTCATTTAGCTTTCCGATTCTCACCCTTCCCGCTGTGCTGCGGTGATTGACCTCAACTCCGACGACGAGGTCACGGGGATGGCGGAGGAGCCGAAGGCAGCCCCCGCACCAAGCCTTGCAGcaccggccgcggcggccgcggcgaccaccgccgccaccagaaCGACGTCCCTCGACGTGCCAGTGGCCGCAGACTACGCCGGCGCGAATTCTTCTGCTACCCAGCAGGAGGCGGTCCCGGCCCGGGGCGCGGCAACCCCACCAGCCCCGCAGCCCCCAGGCGCGGGTGAGGAGGAGGttgtggaggaggagcagccgCATGCTCCACCGCAAGCAGACGAccccccgcccagccatacggtggcagcgggggcttcgtcgtcgtcggccgccaCCTTAATCACCGACCTCGGTACCtttgccggggtggcttggaatcccatcacccgggatccgagcgtcttcgaccgggggcaccggttccttgacgctgtcaaggaccagcagctggccttcgttacctccttcaacgaggtaaGGGAGCACCATGcaatcgccaagagccagctcggcgaggtgcggctggccgtggagaaggagcggcaggagATCTCCCGGttgcgggaggagacgcgcctagccagggaggaggagcgccttgcccgggaagccttggaggaggccgccacACCGGTTGTCCCCGAAGAGGAGCTCTaccggcgactggaggctcGGTGCGTCGAGCTCCAAGAAGCCCTGGATTCGCTGGTGGAGGCTCAGGTGGAAGCCAAGAAGGACCACGTGGAGGTGCTCGCCGCGGCTTAGGCTTGGATCGACGAGAAGTGCGAGCTGATCAGCAACTACCTCGGCGAGATCCAAggcctgcgcgtcaagctggaggtgcagaccaaggccaccgaaagtgcGCTGACCGCGGCAGCCCGGCACGAGATCCAGCTCAAcgccgccaaggacaaggCGGCCCGGCTCGAAACCGAGCCGGCCGCTGTCCCAGAGGAGTTCACCAAGGCCGGTGAGGACAAATGCCGCACAGGCCGCGGAGCTTGCGTCGCTGGCGGGCCACCTctgcaaggccaagaaggccacgctcgacgcccggctccaccacgccacgctgatcgggcagcagcagctggagaCTGAGAAGCTGCCTCAAGATCGCCCAagcgctgcgcgacctgctgcctcgGTTCGAGCTGCGGGCCGCAGAGGGGGATGGCACGGACGTCtccacgctgatcccgttcttctttgacttggtggggaagttcGCGatgctcgacgtctggatctccaagttcggcgccgacgaggttgccaactgcgccTGGGAGGTTGCCGAgacgatccttccgagggTGCACCTCCGACACCTGGAGTTCCCCTTTGAGACGcggctggacgcttggtcggacagcgaggacgaacccACTCACACACAGGCGGTGAGTGGgtttgtcgacgaggtggtcgagcggatgcagcggaagccggaccccgagccgtccccggagcccccggcggaggacgccggcacctcgctgccgccgccccctgcCGGCCCTTGCCGTTTCCTTGtgttatcttcttttgttttcgttccctgcaagtgtggcgcttggtgccgtttgaacaattattgTTTTATTAGTTCATGTACtcgtttgctactttcgtTAATCCAATTTTTTAGATCTGCTTGatccttgttccttgttcccggggttGCCTGGCAGGGTGGATCCCTTCACCCTTGTGTGctatgctttgtgttgccggggactcgcacgccacacacttaaccggaccaaggacccaggacggacccgcagtgccgacttGGGGCCAAGTAGGAGCGGcaagccactccgcttgcgggataACTACTCCCCtgcatgccctcccgggacggacccggaagccgcacggggagcgcactccccccgcaagcacccttctaacaccccggccacACGCAGGTTTCGGGGCCACACCTAGCGAGGCAGCGTTCAGTTACGTTTAGTTTCAGAGAGTCTATCattcaggttcaagcacttagcttttcgtttggTCCCGTGCTCGATATGCTTGCCGGAGGGGTGTGCCTGGAACGCcgcccttgagagagcctgttTGAGGGATGAGGCAGGAACGTTGCGgtaggatcgccgccggcgacaagcgccgattacgatgctaccgccgcgtctccgcagcaaccctcgcttTCGGAAGAGCCCTTGCCTTCGGAGGAACCTGTTCCGAGGGGTGCGGTAGGGATGCCgtgacttcctcgccaccacggGCGGACGCGGGTGGCGAAGACATCACGGCGTccccgcggcagccctcgctgcttggggagATACCTtttggaggggtgcggcagggacactacggcagtgcacccgtcggcgctgagtgctgatggcatgcaccaccatagtgtctccgcggcaaccctcgctccttgcggagataccctctggagggatgcggcaggggcattgtggcagtgcacccgtcggtgctgagcgctgatggcatgcaccaccacagtgtctccgcggcaaccctcgcctcggagcggctcgctagaggaggtgtcgcaaggacacggcggcagtgcacccgccggcgtcgagcgcgggtgggatgcaccacccCCGTCTCTCTGCGGCACCCCTCGGAGTGGGCTCGGTAGAGCGATGCGACAAGGGCgggatggcagtgcacccgtcggcgctgggcgcggatggcatgcaaCACCATCGCACCTCTGCGGCACTGCTTGCCTTCGCAGCCTCTaccttggcttcgctctgagccgttacATGGCCGGGAcgccccttttataggcgcgggggaggggcttgccaccagGCGTGCCGGGTCACCCCAGCACCCGTGGCGCCCTgccccttgaagtgcggtacgGTTTTTGCCACTCTGCATGCCAGGTCGctgcggcacacgtggcggcttcctcctgaatcaggggcctcgaagtgcggcgagTCCCACGTGATGAGGTCACTCCACACCACAAGGCGCCGCTACACGCCACGGCCCGTGGGCGCtccacgagcattacagtgcgcaagattccacctttttaccctgcacattagattcttaccaagcccgacatgctgcaatttttttttctaaattcaCGAAAACATAGAGCAGTATGGATAACTCTCCTGCCACCCAGCCCCCGGgtacagaagggtcgatgccaaacttggatgtgagcacttttatttcccagacgcagcgactgcgtgatgcacgttgcgggaggCCCGGCAACTCCATGCCCCATctcggagtgatccggcaacgggtttacgttttcgaggctccggcagccccctgctcacaaccaagtatggaaagagacttctgtgcacctagagcaggagacagaaggaggaggaacatgcaaataaacgagTCAATCTTGAAATTCaggaaacaacacttatctttattagcagtaactagtggtttacaaaTGGGGGTTACctggctacactagttcgagaggtatgcatcggcggcatcacctgagggtcgggctccgctgcttcacgggtagaacttgcgcaagtgctcaatattgcagctattttgcaccggcaagccttctttggtttccagccggacagcccccagcccggtcacctgcactacccagaaggggccctcccatttcggagtcaacttgttcccggccttcgttccttgtatccggcgcaggacaaggtctccgttcttgagcccccggggatggactcgcctgtcgtgataacaacggagtccctgctggtagcgcgcggctcgcacagcagcccggcatcgaagctcttcgattaagttcagatcgtcaaccctttgctcatGTTGGCTGGACTCGCCGTATGCATGTACCCGGGGaaatccgtgcttgagctcgacgggcagcaccgcttctgccccgtagacaaggagtttcgcccgttgcccggctaggtgtggtcctgattgaccacagcacgggctggagttcttcgacccagtgcttctcgtggcctttgagcttgtcaaaggttcgtgtcttgagcccccgcagcacttccgcATTGGCTCGGTctgcctgcccgttactccttgggtgagcaacagacgcgaagtgtatcttggtgcccatgccctcgcagtaggcctggaacactgcactcgtgaattgcgtgccgttgtcggtgatgatgccgttaggcacacctaaccggcacacaatgctcttgaagaacttgatggccgcttgggcggtcaccttccgcactggttccacttccacccacttggagaacttgtcgatggccacgagcaggtactcgtagccgccaaccgctctcggcagcttgccgacgatatccagctcccagaccgcgaacggccaggaggatggaatgacttgcagggcctgcgccggctggttgctcttcttcgcgtggaactggcacgcctcacacgtctttaccagctgctccgcgtcggccagggccatgggctagtagaaaccgtgccgaaacgccttgccggccagcgcccgggaggccacatggtgggagcatgtgcctcgatgtatctcctccaacagtgcgcgcccttcgtcttggggcacgcagaggagcttgactccatttgcacgcctgcggtagagatTCCCGTCTACCTcggcgtacattttggcttgccgggccactcgttctgcggcgacgtcgtcttccgggagggcctctcccttcaggtaacgggcgatttccaccgcccagggaggggtctccctgccaacgcatgccgctacgtcagcagcatggacctccgctgttgcggggtttccttcggttgccggaggggcttccccggcgacTGGCTTTGGGGCGACCGAAGGTGCCGCCTGCTTGTGGCAGACTAACCCCGTCGGAGGCTTCCGAcgttctgctgccatcttggacagctcgtcagccgcgaagttgtccttccgcttgacgtgctcgaatcacAAActcttgaacttgcgttctagcttgcggagttcctccacgtacggtgccatctgcgggcagtcgtagtccttgttgacctggttgatcacgagctgagagtccccgcgaacgaccaggcgcttgatgtccagggcgattgctgcccgcaacccggcgagcaaaccctcgtagtctgccgtgttgttagtggagttcaggaaatcgagttggatagcaaacctcaactgatcccccgtaggtgactcgatgacgaccccagcaCCGGCTCCCTGAAGGATGAACGCGTCGTCGAAGTAcaggacccagtggccttcgtccagcttgcctggcaggctggtttccggctcctcctcttctacacccgtcgacgtccactccgcgacgaagtccgccagggccgcactcttgatgctcttggagttggtgaagtgcagatcgaactctgacagctccatcctccactcggccaccctcccagTGGCTTCAcagttggtgagggctcgctcaaggcagaaccccgacaccaccgtgacgcggtgcgcctggaagtagtggcgcagcttatgggacgcgagcagaatccccagcaggagcttctgcacctgcgggtacctcgcATGGGCGTCGCGGAGCAcggtgctgacgaagtacaccgggtgctgcacgagccgcttgcgcggtgccgacgctgccggctcgggggtggtccctgggtctgcggcggttgccgggggccgttcaTCCACCTGCCCCGCATGCTCAGTCCCTGGAACGTCTTCAtccctctcggcaactagCACCGAGcagaccacctggtcagtcgccgctaggtagagtagcagcggctcgcccggcttgggggcgacgaggacgggcgatGACTTCAGGTATTGCTTGAGATCCGGGAACGCCgtctcggcctcgggggtccaatcaatcggacccttcttcttcatcaccttgaagaaaggtagggcGTGTTCGctcaaccttgagatgaagtgTCGTCGCGCGGGGCTCcaacaccggggatgcgcgggcaccccctttttaggttcggcagtgggctacggagatcgctccggcgatcgccggcgggaccGATGCAAAGCGTAAAAACCTACCAAGAACGCATGCACAAactttttacctaggttcgggccaccttacggtgtaaaaccctacgtcctgcttgtctgagcttgtattactgtGAAATCggctgtttacaggttgccgggcatgGGTTCCTGGGTAGTCTCctttttttggctaagtgctccttgccACTCTGGGTCACTACCGGTGGTGAACTGCTTGTTGGTTGAACGAGCGAACTGACGAACCGAAGGAAGAACCGCTCAGTCCGTCCGTGTGTGCGCGTGTGTGTGTACTGgaccaaccctttgaccgttggcggggggtcctccttttatagccaaggggatagcacaggtgccacggtgcatggtttacaagtggcgagcaaggagcttgggcagctcctcctcggtgcgctggcatgcatgcatgagctcTAAACCCGCatctaggggtctaaggcctaagaACTAGCCctgggcagccactgtttgcccgACTAGACgaataacgcccctcctgtcggctcattaaatgcgtcatgcgcctcactccttgttcTGACAAAACTGCACCCTGGGCGCCCGCCGTgtgcccacgtggcgctgctgctcggccccgccctcgcgacggaaacctgcgcccgggaactcctcctcccagcaattgacttcccgggaggtgcccaggcgggattactccccgaagccccgctagctctgccgggctggtagcttgccgggcagcttacACGTTGCCGCCCGTGATGAGATCCTTCTGGGAATCcggtgaggcgacccacgcgtcgtgcgctggtggcacccggggtgccactggtgcgacagtagcccccgggcgtgggccggcaacatcTGTTCCGGGACGAACCattccctggtcggttgctgggctacgccccaaccgacgcgtgggtcccgactcgCGTCGGGCCCGCATCCCTTCGCCGCCCCAAGGGCTCCGCCGttacggacggagtagtgggtgcgagatttccgctgtaacctcccccttaaacagggaagttaagggcactcttcgcattatccGTTTGATTGgtaattatcccagcgcacccATAGCGTGCGGAACCTGCCATTACCAAATGGCAAAGTGCTATAAAGCTTTTCTTTGCTGTGCTGAGGGgtaaacacttagccccccagccttcttcctccagctttcgcatcttgcgcccaagatccttgctagcttccgcccacGCTCCCATGGGTCCCCCTACCaccaggaaaggaaaggaggcGAAGCCCTCGAAGGGCAAGAGCACGGCAGCCTCCAAGGCCGCCGGAGAGAAGGAGTTGAAGAAGCaagagatgcgggccacgctcgccttcttccggcccggctacaatggcgaggcGGTGGGCAAGCTtcagcacgccgtcgcctcggaTTTCAATGAGCACGGGAGGACCCTGCTCTTTCCTGCCGGAGCCAACGTCGGGTCCaccgacttccgggtgttcgtgCGCTTCATACTCGCTGGGATGGTGCCACCGTTCTCTCGcttcctccatgcgctcatggagtcgtaccagctgccgGTGGCACAGCTTCACCCCATGTCCCTCTACCTCCTCgccatcttctccttcttctgcGAGGGATTCGTCGGGGTGATGCCGTTGGTGGCAttgttccggcactacttctatcCCCGCATCGACAACAAGAacgcgatgtcgtcgggggtggtattTCGTGCCCGCGACCTGATGAAGTCAGAGTTCATTGTctggtcggagaagaagattgagaaggagtggcgctcggattggtgctgggtccgagtggatgAGCCAGAGGAGTTCATCTTCTCGCCCACCGAGTTGCCGGTGGAGGCCCccggctggcgggaccggtaTCACcacgacgccgacctcctccctatcgtggagaagatcaaggcccttcGGGTTGCCGGGCTCTCAGATCTTGACGTGGCACGGGTCTTGATCACCCGGCGCACCGTGCCGCTTCAGCGCCGTTCCCTCCCCGCGTGGGCGTACACGGGGGCCGGAGACAGGACGCGCCTCCGGGAGGAGGGCATGGATAGGGAGtcgctccaggtgtgggtgaggggggATCTCCAGCGAGGACGTTCCCATCACAAAGTTTCCGCCGGGGATTTTCGCCCTCAACGCCAACGTCCCCAGACTGAGCAGCATCAT includes:
- the LOC112271666 gene encoding angiomotin-like produces the protein MAEEPKAAPAPSLAAPAAAAAATTAATRTTSLDVPVAADYAGANSSATQQEAVPARGAATPPAPQPPGAGEEEVVEEEQPHAPPQADDPPPSHTAWIDEKCELISNYLGEIQGLRVKLEVQTKATESALTAAARHEIQLNAAKDKAARLETEPAAVPEEFTKAGSSAPAPDAGATAVDLGSNAEITGMAEEPEAVPTPGPDVPAAAATATPAATGTASGDAPAATGTAGADSSAA